Proteins from a genomic interval of Sphingomonas sp. Y38-1Y:
- a CDS encoding cbb3-type cytochrome c oxidase subunit I, whose translation MSLHAQDDPELRRAQAERLAAVWAPPQGLFLRWTDTNNNRVGVWYTLTAFAFMLFAGVLALIMRTQLAVPDNDLVSANSFNQLFTLHGSMMMFLFAVPMFEAVSILILPQLLGARDLPFPRLSAFGYWSFLLGGVFVGGSIFFNEAPDGGWFMYPPLTTRTDLSGLGADIWMLGLSFIEVSSVAAAVELIVGVLKCRPPGMRLNLMPLYAWYILVVAVMILFAFPPLIAGDILFEMERLLNWPFFDSTRGGDPLLWQHLFWIFGHPEVYIIFLPSIALFAMMIPTFARRHLLGYPWIVLAAVGTAFLSFGLWVHHMFTTGLPKISLAFFSAASEAVVIPTGVQIFVFIATLWAGRVTWSTPLLYATGSLAIFVIGGLTGVMVAVAPFDWQAHDTYFVVAHLHYVLIGGTLMPLFAGLYYYWPLITGKKLSDKLGRTAFWMLFLGANLTFFPMHFSGLEGMPRRVFTYPAELGIGGLNLASTLGAYLFAAGVAVICVDLALSPRRPKGIRNPWGAGTLEWLEDPNGDTNWGVRSIPLVSSRYPLWDQKDFVKKVDEGRFFLPDAEEGRRETIITTVLDARPLSVIRLGTPSFKPMMTAAALGGVFILTTFHLYFIALLCAFATLFMVLWWLWTGTAEIPEKECKPIGHGMKLPLYISGAASPGWWAMFITMMADATAFSGLVFGYYFFWTRHADFPPDDLAAAPGVFWPMVALAVALMSWASTVAARQLNAAGAVGAARALLAVGAAFSAYGIYAGLAGPWLSGMAPESHVYPAIVWTLAIWTAAHSGVAGIMQLYTLARSIAGRMTPKYDAEVRNITVYMHFFALTAIVTYATIGLFPEVS comes from the coding sequence TGCCCGACAACGACCTGGTCAGCGCCAACAGCTTCAACCAGCTGTTCACGCTTCACGGCTCGATGATGATGTTCCTGTTCGCCGTGCCGATGTTCGAGGCGGTGTCGATCCTCATCCTGCCGCAGCTGCTCGGCGCGCGCGACCTGCCGTTTCCGCGGCTGTCGGCGTTCGGATACTGGTCGTTCCTCCTGGGCGGCGTGTTCGTCGGCGGGTCGATCTTCTTCAACGAGGCGCCCGACGGCGGTTGGTTCATGTACCCGCCGCTCACCACGCGCACCGACCTGTCGGGGCTGGGTGCCGACATCTGGATGCTCGGCCTCTCCTTCATCGAGGTGTCGTCGGTGGCCGCCGCGGTCGAGCTGATCGTCGGCGTGCTCAAGTGCCGCCCGCCGGGGATGCGGCTCAACCTGATGCCGCTTTACGCCTGGTACATCCTGGTCGTCGCGGTGATGATCCTGTTCGCGTTCCCGCCACTGATCGCCGGCGACATCCTGTTCGAGATGGAGCGGCTGCTGAACTGGCCGTTTTTCGACTCGACCCGCGGCGGCGACCCGCTCCTGTGGCAGCACCTGTTCTGGATCTTCGGGCATCCGGAGGTTTACATCATCTTCCTGCCGTCGATCGCGCTGTTCGCGATGATGATCCCGACCTTCGCGCGGCGGCATCTGCTCGGCTATCCTTGGATCGTGCTGGCGGCGGTGGGGACGGCGTTCCTGAGCTTCGGCCTGTGGGTCCACCACATGTTCACCACGGGGCTGCCCAAGATCAGCCTGGCCTTTTTCTCCGCCGCGTCGGAGGCGGTGGTGATCCCGACCGGCGTGCAGATCTTCGTGTTCATCGCGACGCTTTGGGCGGGCCGCGTCACCTGGTCGACGCCGCTTCTCTATGCGACGGGAAGCCTTGCCATCTTCGTGATCGGCGGGCTGACTGGCGTGATGGTCGCGGTGGCGCCGTTCGACTGGCAGGCGCACGACACCTATTTCGTCGTCGCGCACCTTCATTACGTGCTGATCGGCGGCACGCTGATGCCGTTGTTCGCCGGGCTTTATTACTATTGGCCGCTCATCACCGGCAAGAAGCTGTCCGACAAGCTGGGGCGCACGGCGTTCTGGATGCTGTTCCTGGGCGCCAACCTCACCTTCTTCCCGATGCACTTTTCGGGGCTGGAGGGGATGCCGCGGCGCGTCTTCACCTATCCGGCGGAACTCGGCATCGGCGGCCTCAACCTTGCCTCGACGCTGGGCGCCTATCTGTTCGCGGCGGGCGTGGCGGTGATCTGCGTGGACCTCGCGCTGTCGCCGCGGCGGCCGAAGGGGATCCGCAATCCATGGGGCGCCGGGACGCTCGAGTGGCTGGAGGATCCCAATGGCGACACCAACTGGGGCGTGCGGTCGATCCCGCTCGTCTCCAGCCGCTATCCGCTCTGGGACCAGAAGGATTTCGTCAAGAAGGTCGACGAGGGCCGCTTCTTCCTGCCCGATGCGGAAGAGGGCAGGCGCGAGACGATCATCACCACCGTGCTCGACGCCCGGCCGCTATCCGTGATCCGGCTGGGCACGCCGAGCTTCAAGCCGATGATGACCGCTGCGGCGCTGGGCGGCGTGTTCATCCTCACCACCTTCCACCTCTATTTCATCGCGCTGCTGTGCGCCTTCGCGACGCTGTTCATGGTGCTGTGGTGGCTGTGGACGGGGACGGCGGAGATCCCGGAAAAGGAATGCAAGCCGATCGGGCACGGGATGAAGCTGCCGCTCTATATCTCCGGCGCGGCGTCGCCGGGCTGGTGGGCGATGTTCATCACCATGATGGCGGACGCGACCGCGTTCTCGGGCCTGGTGTTCGGCTATTACTTCTTCTGGACGCGGCATGCGGACTTCCCGCCGGACGACTTGGCCGCGGCACCCGGCGTGTTCTGGCCGATGGTCGCGCTGGCGGTCGCACTGATGAGCTGGGCATCGACGGTCGCCGCACGGCAGCTCAACGCCGCCGGCGCGGTCGGCGCGGCGCGGGCGCTGCTGGCGGTAGGGGCGGCGTTCAGCGCCTATGGCATCTATGCTGGGCTTGCCGGACCGTGGCTGTCGGGTATGGCGCCGGAGAGCCATGTCTATCCCGCGATCGTCTGGACGCTGGCGATCTGGACCGCCGCGCATTCGGGCGTCGCCGGCATCATGCAGCTCTATACGCTGGCGCGCAGCATTGCCGGGCGGATGACGCCCAAATACGATGCGGAGGTGCGCAACATCACCGTGTACATGCACTTCTTCGCGCTGACCGCGATCGTCACCTATGCCACGATCGGCCTGTTCCCGGAGGTGTCGTGA